A genomic stretch from Sphingomonas faeni includes:
- a CDS encoding sugar MFS transporter, with amino-acid sequence MHVDTKSTPRQDGAAGGDASHGYDAPDLRVFVFALFFIFGGITSLNDIIIPKMKELFTLDHATAMLVQSAFFLAYALFSIPAAAIVRKAGYMRTASIGLVTMTAGCLLFIPAAGQASFGMFLFALFVLGAGITVVQVVANPLISALGHPKSASSRLTFAQAFNSLGTTIFPYVGSALILGGLATVDSSTLTGAALDAYRTESSRTVVHTYIGLAIALLIVAAVVWTRRNRLNEEQDQTGSIFHAFTLLKRPRFAMGTACIFLYVGAEVAVGSLIVNYLMQPSVMGLSDVAAGKHVPFYWGGALVGRFIGAYVLNKVSPGKVLAGVATGTLALILISANTEGAVSGWALLAIGLMNAVMFPTIFSLASEGLGKRAAEGSGVIATAIVGGAIIPYLTGMLADKSGSLHFALLLPAICYALILAYGLYARKPAVEAVAV; translated from the coding sequence ATGCACGTCGATACCAAATCCACACCACGTCAGGATGGGGCGGCCGGCGGCGATGCCAGCCACGGCTACGACGCACCCGACCTGCGCGTGTTCGTGTTCGCGCTGTTCTTCATCTTCGGCGGCATCACCTCGCTGAACGACATCATCATCCCCAAGATGAAAGAGTTGTTCACGCTCGACCACGCGACCGCGATGCTGGTCCAGTCGGCGTTCTTCCTCGCCTATGCGCTGTTCTCGATCCCCGCCGCGGCGATCGTGCGCAAGGCCGGCTATATGCGGACCGCGTCGATCGGCCTCGTGACGATGACCGCGGGCTGCCTGTTGTTCATCCCCGCCGCAGGGCAGGCGAGCTTCGGCATGTTCCTGTTCGCGCTGTTCGTGCTGGGCGCTGGCATCACCGTGGTGCAGGTCGTCGCCAACCCGCTGATCTCGGCGCTCGGCCATCCCAAGTCGGCGTCGAGCCGGCTGACGTTCGCGCAGGCGTTCAACTCGCTCGGCACCACAATCTTCCCGTATGTCGGCTCCGCGCTGATCCTCGGTGGGCTGGCCACGGTCGACTCGTCGACGCTCACCGGCGCCGCGCTCGACGCGTATCGGACGGAGTCGTCGCGGACGGTCGTGCACACCTATATCGGCCTTGCGATCGCGCTGTTGATCGTCGCCGCGGTCGTGTGGACCCGCCGCAACCGGCTTAACGAGGAGCAGGATCAGACCGGCAGCATTTTCCACGCCTTCACGCTGCTGAAGCGGCCGCGCTTCGCGATGGGGACGGCGTGTATCTTCCTGTACGTCGGCGCCGAAGTCGCGGTCGGCTCGCTGATCGTCAATTACCTGATGCAGCCGAGCGTGATGGGCCTGAGCGACGTCGCGGCGGGCAAGCACGTGCCGTTCTACTGGGGCGGCGCGCTGGTCGGTCGGTTCATCGGTGCGTACGTGCTGAACAAGGTGTCGCCGGGCAAGGTGCTCGCGGGCGTCGCGACGGGCACGCTGGCGCTGATCCTTATCTCGGCGAACACCGAGGGCGCGGTGTCGGGCTGGGCGTTGCTCGCGATCGGCCTGATGAACGCGGTGATGTTCCCGACGATCTTCTCGCTGGCGTCCGAGGGTCTCGGCAAGCGTGCGGCGGAGGGGTCGGGCGTGATCGCTACTGCGATCGTCGGCGGGGCGATCATCCCGTATCTGACGGGGATGCTGGCGGACAAGTCGGGCAGCCTGCACTTCGCGCTGCTGCTCCCGGCGATCTGCTATGCGCTGATTTTGGCGTACGGGCTGTATGCCCGGAAGCCGGCGGTCGAAGCGGTCGCTGTCTGA
- a CDS encoding (2Fe-2S)-binding protein, which yields MPIGSIEGAYVTTIEGLSRERNHPVQLAFIAEAVPQCGFCIPGMIMAAAALLKRNADPSEALVREQITNLCRCGVYPRVVEAVQRAGRAMRGEEVIPAGPRPGIDPADSARLVPALVPPPAR from the coding sequence GTGCCGATCGGCTCGATCGAGGGCGCGTACGTCACGACGATCGAGGGCTTGTCGCGCGAACGCAATCATCCGGTGCAACTGGCATTTATTGCCGAGGCCGTCCCGCAGTGCGGCTTTTGCATCCCGGGCATGATCATGGCCGCGGCGGCGCTGCTGAAGCGCAATGCGGATCCGAGCGAAGCGCTGGTCCGCGAGCAGATCACGAACCTGTGCCGGTGCGGGGTGTATCCGCGGGTGGTCGAGGCGGTCCAGCGCGCCGGGCGGGCGATGCGCGGGGAAGAGGTCATTCCCGCGGGCCCGCGGCCGGGGATCGATCCGGCGGACTCGGCCAGATTGGTGCCGGCGCTGGTGCCGCCGCCGGCGCGGTAG
- a CDS encoding RcnB family protein — MTGKLLKLLMAASALVPATGIATAAAAQQADQDRGDRGPRQDRGQRPDRGDRGQRPGGQAFQQQRPDRPAVPDRGPRPQRADLGTQAQVRGDRPDWNGQRGNGQGWNGQTRPNAQVGQNRPDWNREQGRPGFDRGNQQADRGQFDRNGGRGDSRIDGRNDNRGDWRGDRNGGPNGGRNGYQNRQPNRAYGNFQGNRGGYDQGRYNQGGAWNRGWRNDNRYAWSNYRASNRGAYRLPRYYAPSGWGSGYRRFGVGFSLNSILYNQNYWIQDPYTYRLPDAYGPYRWVRYYNDALLVDLDSGRVVDTVYDIFW; from the coding sequence ATGACGGGCAAGTTACTCAAACTCTTGATGGCGGCATCCGCCTTGGTGCCGGCAACCGGGATCGCGACGGCCGCCGCTGCCCAACAGGCCGACCAGGACCGTGGCGACCGGGGACCCCGCCAAGACCGTGGCCAGCGCCCCGATCGCGGTGATCGAGGCCAGCGCCCGGGCGGCCAGGCCTTCCAGCAACAGCGTCCCGACCGCCCCGCTGTGCCCGATCGAGGCCCGCGGCCGCAACGCGCCGATCTCGGCACGCAGGCGCAAGTCCGCGGCGACCGCCCCGACTGGAACGGGCAGCGCGGCAATGGCCAGGGTTGGAACGGCCAAACCCGTCCAAACGCGCAAGTCGGCCAGAACCGTCCCGACTGGAATCGCGAACAAGGTCGCCCCGGCTTCGATCGCGGCAACCAACAGGCGGATCGCGGCCAGTTCGATCGCAACGGCGGACGCGGCGATAGCCGCATCGATGGGCGAAACGACAACCGGGGCGACTGGCGCGGTGATCGCAACGGTGGCCCAAACGGCGGTCGTAACGGCTACCAGAACCGTCAGCCCAACCGCGCCTATGGCAATTTCCAGGGCAACCGCGGCGGCTATGACCAGGGTCGCTACAATCAAGGCGGCGCCTGGAATCGCGGCTGGCGCAACGACAACCGCTATGCCTGGAGCAATTACCGCGCGTCCAACCGCGGCGCCTACCGCCTCCCGCGCTATTACGCACCGAGCGGCTGGGGTTCGGGCTATCGCCGCTTCGGTGTCGGCTTCTCGCTGAACAGCATTCTCTACAACCAGAATTACTGGATCCAGGACCCGTACACCTACCGCCTGCCCGACGCGTACGGCCCGTATCGCTGGGTGCGCTATTACAACGACGCGTTGTTGGTCGATCTCGACAGCGGCCGCGTGGTCGACACGGTGTACGACATCTTCTGGTAA
- a CDS encoding prolyl hydroxylase family protein → MGIFSKAKKVDPAMALRQAFGSQVAARLDANPAVQRIAMDTVQFYYQDKFLDPATCKRLIAMIDSKRRPSTLLSDRPNSNFRTSESCDMDRWSPDVQPTDEAIATLLGIDLLHGETMQGQRYAPGQQFRAHHDYFHESESYWQKMQEQGGQRTWTAMVFLNDVPEGGATWFPQAGIKIAPKRGMLLAWNNMNPDGTPNGLTLHEGMPVMEGVKYIVTKWFRERPWIK, encoded by the coding sequence GTGGGTATCTTTTCAAAAGCCAAGAAGGTCGATCCGGCCATGGCCCTCCGCCAGGCCTTCGGATCGCAGGTCGCAGCGCGCCTCGACGCCAATCCCGCGGTGCAGCGCATCGCCATGGATACGGTGCAATTCTATTATCAGGACAAGTTCCTCGATCCCGCGACCTGCAAGCGCCTGATCGCGATGATCGATTCGAAGCGGCGGCCGTCGACGCTGCTGTCCGATCGCCCGAACAGCAATTTCCGGACCAGCGAGAGCTGCGACATGGATCGCTGGTCCCCCGACGTGCAGCCGACCGACGAGGCGATCGCGACCTTGCTCGGGATCGACCTGCTCCACGGCGAGACGATGCAGGGCCAGCGCTACGCCCCCGGCCAGCAATTCCGCGCGCACCACGATTATTTCCACGAGTCCGAGAGCTACTGGCAAAAGATGCAGGAGCAGGGCGGCCAGCGCACCTGGACCGCGATGGTGTTCCTAAACGACGTGCCCGAGGGTGGCGCGACGTGGTTCCCGCAGGCAGGCATCAAGATCGCCCCGAAGCGCGGCATGCTGCTAGCGTGGAACAACATGAACCCGGATGGGACGCCGAACGGGCTGACGCTGCACGAGGGCATGCCGGTGATGGAGGGCGTGAAGTATATCGTGACGAAGTGGTTCCGCGAACGGCCCTGGATCAAGTGA
- the recJ gene encoding single-stranded-DNA-specific exonuclease RecJ yields MTVLGVTSSILGQPWRWRALAADGRDGFGINGSGDDLVTQLLLARGCPRDGLDAHRTPSIRAFMPDPSIFRDMDRAAERLADAVQAQEQVAIFGDYDVDGATSAALMVLVLRDLGIEARPYIPDRLLEGYGPSGEALVRLAGEGATLIVTVDCGAQAFDALDAARDAKVDVIVIDHHKCSTALPHALALVNPNRLDETEGAAHGHLAAVGMCFLAAAALVRTLRARGFFAERAEPKLIDLLDIVALGTVADVAQLRGLNRAFVSQGLKVMGARKNIGVAALIEASRLTRNPTCTDLGFALGPRINAGGRVGRADLGVRLLTTQDPDEARAIATELDRLNEERRAIETAVQEAADLLSSRDRAVAVVAGHGWHPGVIGIVAGRLKEKLGRPAIVIAIDEHGIGKGSGRSIPGVDLGAAVMAAREHGLLVAGGGHAMAAGLTISEAAIPAFTDFLEERLAAAVERSNGDRALLLDAVLAAGGVNPGLVESMEAGGPYGMGWPAPRVAMGPVRIIKADVVGNGHVRTIVAGDDGRSIKAMAFRSAESALGQALLGAAPHRKLWLAGRAKIDDWSSRPSAELHVEDAAWAD; encoded by the coding sequence ATGACAGTTCTCGGCGTAACCTCGTCCATCCTCGGCCAACCCTGGCGCTGGCGCGCGCTCGCCGCGGACGGCCGGGACGGCTTTGGGATCAACGGCTCGGGCGACGACCTCGTCACCCAGCTCCTCCTCGCCCGAGGCTGCCCCCGCGACGGCCTCGACGCACACCGCACCCCCTCGATCCGCGCATTCATGCCCGACCCGTCGATCTTCCGCGACATGGACCGCGCCGCCGAACGCCTCGCCGACGCCGTCCAGGCGCAGGAACAGGTCGCGATCTTCGGCGATTACGACGTCGACGGCGCCACCTCCGCAGCGCTCATGGTCCTGGTCCTGCGCGATCTCGGCATCGAGGCGCGTCCGTACATTCCCGACCGCCTGCTCGAAGGTTACGGCCCGTCGGGCGAAGCGCTGGTCCGCCTCGCCGGAGAGGGCGCCACGCTGATCGTCACGGTAGACTGCGGCGCGCAGGCGTTCGACGCACTCGACGCCGCCCGCGACGCGAAGGTCGACGTGATCGTCATCGATCACCACAAATGCTCGACCGCGCTCCCGCACGCGCTCGCGCTCGTAAATCCAAACCGCCTCGACGAGACCGAAGGCGCCGCGCACGGCCACCTCGCCGCGGTCGGCATGTGCTTCCTCGCCGCCGCCGCGCTCGTCCGCACACTCCGCGCACGGGGCTTCTTCGCCGAGCGCGCCGAGCCCAAGCTGATCGACCTGCTCGACATAGTCGCGCTCGGCACCGTCGCCGACGTCGCGCAACTCCGTGGCCTCAACCGCGCGTTCGTGTCGCAAGGCCTGAAAGTCATGGGCGCGCGCAAGAACATCGGCGTCGCCGCGCTGATCGAGGCCTCGCGCCTGACCCGCAACCCGACCTGCACCGACCTCGGCTTCGCGCTCGGGCCGCGCATCAACGCCGGTGGCCGCGTCGGTCGCGCCGATCTCGGCGTCCGCCTGCTCACCACGCAAGACCCCGACGAAGCGCGCGCAATCGCCACCGAACTCGACCGTCTCAACGAAGAACGCCGCGCGATCGAAACCGCCGTCCAGGAGGCCGCCGACCTCCTCTCCAGCCGGGACCGCGCCGTCGCGGTCGTCGCCGGACACGGCTGGCACCCCGGTGTGATCGGCATCGTCGCCGGCCGTCTGAAAGAAAAGCTCGGCCGCCCCGCGATAGTCATCGCGATCGACGAGCACGGCATCGGTAAGGGTTCCGGCCGTTCGATCCCCGGCGTGGACCTCGGAGCCGCGGTGATGGCCGCCCGCGAACACGGCCTTCTCGTCGCGGGCGGAGGCCATGCGATGGCCGCCGGCCTGACGATCAGCGAGGCCGCGATCCCCGCCTTCACCGACTTCCTCGAGGAACGCCTCGCCGCCGCGGTCGAGCGCTCGAACGGCGACCGCGCGCTCCTGCTCGACGCGGTCCTCGCGGCCGGCGGCGTCAACCCCGGCCTCGTCGAATCGATGGAAGCCGGTGGCCCCTACGGCATGGGCTGGCCCGCACCGAGAGTGGCGATGGGTCCGGTCCGCATCATCAAGGCGGACGTCGTCGGCAACGGCCACGTACGCACGATCGTCGCCGGCGACGACGGTCGCAGCATCAAGGCGATGGCCTTCCGCTCGGCCGAGAGCGCGCTTGGCCAGGCGCTGCTGGGCGCTGCGCCCCACCGCAAACTCTGGCTGGCCGGTCGTGCGAAGATCGACGACTGGTCCTCGCGCCCGTCGGCCGAGCTTCATGTCGAGGATGCAGCATGGGCGGACTAA
- a CDS encoding ImmA/IrrE family metallo-endopeptidase, producing MTGISKALASFRLSAEEISKRSKLPVERVRSLMAGENPRLSDVQALSVGLRVPRRVLSGRKRASEADTLGMAFRAMPGLDTRNDVTLERVSAIVEASFRILPLRDAPSPLSIIERPNKPDYGNAHQLAYQFRHRFLESDLVSPILNLPRIVGEIPGVILSLLKESRIEGASLSKGNYVFIFVSPRFNARMLFTLAHEVGHVLAGHIDGGAVVAEGASSIGASSKGGQREHFVNAFASCLLMPDEGVIGFLRILREQLKVPIASPLGDIEILYLARFFGVSFEVAAHRCEDLHLLPAGGGSSISQHLRLNHRSPERRAVEVGIPARQDIDFPALSGDLARSLINKVASGDISAGWASEMLGISITDIVRQNKREPSI from the coding sequence GTGACCGGCATATCGAAAGCGTTGGCATCGTTCCGGCTGTCAGCGGAAGAAATTTCAAAGCGTAGCAAGCTTCCCGTTGAACGGGTGCGGTCACTGATGGCGGGGGAAAATCCCCGCCTTTCGGACGTCCAAGCCTTGAGTGTGGGCTTACGGGTTCCTCGCAGGGTTCTGAGCGGAAGAAAGCGGGCGAGCGAAGCTGACACCTTGGGAATGGCCTTCCGTGCTATGCCGGGTCTGGACACCCGAAACGATGTAACGCTTGAGCGGGTGTCTGCGATTGTCGAGGCGTCGTTCCGCATTCTTCCATTGCGAGACGCGCCCAGTCCGCTCTCAATAATTGAGCGCCCGAACAAGCCTGACTACGGCAACGCTCATCAGCTTGCTTATCAGTTCCGGCATAGGTTCTTGGAATCAGATTTGGTATCTCCGATATTAAATCTGCCGCGTATCGTCGGTGAGATTCCGGGCGTAATCTTGTCGTTGCTCAAGGAGTCGCGCATTGAGGGCGCCTCCTTGTCAAAGGGCAACTATGTCTTCATATTCGTTTCACCGCGCTTCAACGCCAGAATGCTTTTCACTCTCGCTCATGAAGTTGGACATGTTCTAGCTGGTCATATTGATGGAGGCGCCGTTGTTGCCGAGGGCGCTTCTAGTATTGGCGCATCAAGCAAGGGTGGACAACGCGAGCACTTTGTGAACGCTTTCGCGTCGTGTTTACTAATGCCCGACGAGGGCGTTATTGGCTTCCTTCGCATTTTGAGAGAACAACTCAAGGTCCCTATAGCCTCGCCGCTAGGTGATATTGAGATTCTATACCTAGCGAGGTTCTTCGGTGTCAGCTTTGAGGTTGCTGCTCATAGATGTGAAGACCTGCACCTTCTACCAGCCGGCGGCGGATCGTCCATATCGCAGCACCTGCGACTGAATCATCGCTCGCCAGAGCGGCGCGCCGTAGAGGTAGGAATCCCTGCTCGCCAAGATATCGACTTTCCCGCGCTGTCAGGTGACTTAGCCCGGTCTTTGATAAACAAGGTGGCAAGCGGCGACATTTCTGCTGGTTGGGCTTCGGAGATGCTAGGCATCTCGATAACTGATATAGTCAGGCAAAATAAAAGAGAGCCCTCGATATGA
- a CDS encoding recombinase family protein gives MPRTFAYCRVSTADQTTDNQVREIESAGFNVDAKRIVAETVSGSVTAMERTGFARLVDRLEADDVLIVTKLDRLGRNAMDVRATVDRLSADGVRVHCLALGGVDLTSAAGRMTMGVIAAVAEFERDLLIERTQAGLSRAKAAGKALGRPHSLSIPQQNDIRAARASGVSLGELAKRYSVSRAAIQRVEKRFADASGRGHETSPFSEAR, from the coding sequence ATGCCACGTACCTTCGCTTATTGCCGTGTCAGCACCGCAGATCAGACGACCGACAATCAGGTACGCGAGATTGAAAGCGCTGGCTTCAACGTCGATGCGAAGCGGATCGTGGCAGAGACGGTATCGGGTTCGGTGACGGCTATGGAACGCACAGGCTTTGCAAGGCTGGTGGATAGGTTGGAAGCCGATGACGTGCTGATCGTCACCAAGCTTGATCGACTAGGCAGAAACGCAATGGACGTACGTGCTACGGTGGATCGTCTATCTGCTGATGGGGTGCGGGTTCACTGTCTAGCGCTTGGTGGCGTTGATCTAACCAGCGCTGCGGGTCGGATGACAATGGGAGTTATCGCCGCTGTTGCCGAGTTTGAGCGCGATTTGTTGATTGAACGTACACAGGCGGGGCTTAGCCGGGCAAAGGCCGCTGGCAAGGCCCTCGGACGCCCACACTCGCTCTCGATCCCACAGCAAAACGACATTCGTGCTGCTAGGGCGTCTGGCGTGTCCTTGGGCGAGCTAGCAAAGCGCTACAGCGTGTCCCGGGCCGCCATCCAGCGAGTGGAAAAGCGCTTCGCTGATGCGTCAGGCCGGGGACACGAAACGTCACCATTTAGTGAGGCGCGTTGA
- a CDS encoding tyrosine-type recombinase/integrase, whose amino-acid sequence MFAAAQAVHEEFERLIADPNFIKVRTLAPVHQPLRAVTAADLTAIADRYSRLVAEPIERMQRFANVNPAAATEFDRLVYELETDAEDIKRTLRSNHDETDGPIIKPADAARRIVIDQGFDAADNTEALGAVIGAVRAGMERGYQRVGSIMAGDSVPSLPITRSVEATTANLTLADAVGRYLQDRAPAPKTISETRLALRQFEQVVGRKSLASIDRADARLFVHHLSKQQVGGKTAGSIKRNLSEQSIKKRLRMLSSAIFHARDIDLFKGDNPLSNMRLSNLIRPTDRSIMPDKRRLQISELNAIFAHPWFTGCQSATETHLPGSHRLTGAEYWVPIVAVLTGCRAGELGGIKLSEVRLDGGLAHLLIRSNEHRRTKNGRSRCVPILDALIELGFPAYVDGIRRRGETRLFPDWTAIKPAGSGEDAYPAWSNSRVIRAFNRTVIPAMLADKLAPDARREVTFHSLRGAFKAMIGTTNNIPMNVVHEVVGHAKSDLDARYIGEVTIEETYPLIRSLFYEGLLLPKPLS is encoded by the coding sequence ATGTTCGCGGCTGCACAGGCTGTTCATGAGGAATTTGAGCGCCTGATAGCCGATCCCAATTTCATCAAGGTCAGGACGCTCGCCCCTGTTCACCAGCCTCTACGAGCGGTGACGGCTGCAGACCTTACAGCAATCGCGGATCGGTATAGTCGGCTCGTTGCAGAGCCAATCGAACGTATGCAGCGGTTTGCTAACGTGAACCCTGCCGCAGCAACCGAGTTCGATCGGCTGGTCTACGAATTGGAAACCGATGCCGAGGATATAAAGCGGACTCTCCGGTCCAACCATGACGAGACCGATGGGCCGATTATCAAGCCTGCCGATGCTGCGCGCCGGATCGTTATAGATCAAGGGTTCGACGCCGCGGATAATACCGAGGCGCTAGGAGCCGTCATTGGAGCAGTTCGGGCGGGCATGGAACGGGGTTATCAGCGCGTCGGGTCGATCATGGCTGGGGATTCTGTGCCTTCGTTGCCAATCACGCGCAGTGTGGAAGCCACTACGGCGAACCTGACATTGGCCGATGCGGTAGGCCGCTATCTACAGGATCGCGCGCCTGCACCGAAGACCATATCGGAAACCCGCCTTGCCTTGCGTCAATTCGAGCAAGTTGTCGGAAGAAAATCGCTCGCTTCCATAGATCGCGCCGATGCACGTCTCTTCGTCCATCACCTTTCCAAGCAACAGGTGGGCGGCAAGACTGCGGGTAGCATCAAGCGCAACCTATCCGAACAAAGCATCAAAAAACGACTGCGGATGTTGAGTTCGGCTATCTTCCATGCGCGAGATATTGATTTATTTAAAGGTGATAACCCTCTTTCGAACATGCGGCTAAGCAACCTTATTCGACCTACCGATAGATCGATAATGCCGGATAAGCGACGCCTCCAAATTAGCGAACTGAATGCCATCTTCGCTCATCCTTGGTTTACAGGCTGTCAATCTGCGACGGAGACACACTTGCCAGGCAGCCACCGGCTAACAGGGGCAGAGTATTGGGTGCCGATTGTTGCAGTTCTTACCGGATGCAGGGCAGGGGAGTTGGGTGGCATAAAGCTATCCGAGGTCCGATTAGACGGCGGGCTTGCTCATCTTCTTATTCGGAGCAATGAGCATCGGCGGACAAAGAACGGACGCAGTCGCTGCGTTCCAATACTTGATGCCCTGATTGAGCTTGGCTTTCCAGCTTATGTGGATGGTATCCGCCGAAGGGGTGAAACGCGCCTGTTTCCTGACTGGACCGCGATCAAGCCAGCGGGGAGTGGGGAAGACGCATATCCGGCGTGGTCGAACAGTCGGGTAATCCGGGCTTTTAATCGCACCGTTATACCTGCCATGCTGGCGGACAAGCTTGCCCCTGACGCTCGAAGGGAGGTCACATTCCATTCGTTGCGCGGCGCGTTCAAAGCGATGATCGGTACAACGAATAACATACCTATGAACGTCGTTCATGAGGTTGTCGGGCACGCAAAGAGTGACCTGGATGCCAGGTATATCGGTGAAGTCACTATTGAAGAAACGTACCCACTCATAAGGTCATTATTCTATGAAGGATTACTACTGCCTAAACCGCTGTCGTAA
- a CDS encoding SDR family oxidoreductase — MKTSGNTILMTGGGSGIGEALAHRFHDRGDTVIIAGRRQETLVRAAEGRDRIHTMTLDVEDAAAVDAFAKQVVADFPALNVLFNNAGIMKFEDLTKRRDLADAEATLAINVLGPIWLTNALIDHLAGQPDAAIVTVTSGLAYVPLVAAPTYSASKAAIHSYTVSLRTQLAGKIEVIEVAPPGVQTDLTPGQANRPGYMPLEAFADAVAAQFAEQPTPREILVDEVQFLRQAEREGRFDETLKTLTERAAQQREEGNRRG, encoded by the coding sequence ATGAAGACCAGTGGCAACACGATCCTGATGACGGGCGGCGGTAGCGGCATCGGTGAGGCACTGGCTCACCGGTTCCACGATCGTGGTGACACGGTCATCATAGCCGGGCGACGCCAAGAGACGCTCGTTCGGGCGGCGGAGGGGCGTGATCGCATCCACACGATGACGCTCGACGTTGAGGACGCCGCGGCCGTGGACGCGTTCGCCAAGCAGGTCGTGGCCGACTTCCCGGCCCTGAATGTGCTGTTCAACAATGCCGGCATCATGAAGTTCGAGGATCTGACGAAGCGGCGCGACCTAGCCGATGCCGAAGCGACGCTGGCGATTAACGTACTCGGCCCAATCTGGCTGACAAACGCCCTGATCGACCATCTGGCGGGCCAGCCCGACGCCGCGATCGTCACGGTTACGTCGGGCCTTGCCTATGTGCCGCTGGTCGCCGCGCCGACCTATTCGGCGAGCAAGGCGGCGATCCACTCCTATACGGTCTCGCTGCGGACCCAGTTGGCCGGGAAGATCGAGGTGATCGAGGTTGCGCCTCCAGGCGTGCAGACCGATCTCACGCCGGGACAGGCGAACCGCCCGGGCTATATGCCGCTCGAGGCGTTCGCAGACGCCGTTGCCGCGCAGTTCGCGGAGCAACCGACGCCACGCGAAATCCTGGTCGACGAGGTGCAGTTTCTGCGTCAGGCCGAGCGCGAGGGACGGTTCGACGAGACGCTGAAGACATTGACCGAGCGAGCCGCCCAACAGCGTGAGGAGGGTAACCGACGGGGCTGA
- a CDS encoding PilZ domain-containing protein — MFKPDRSSTDARRAKRTPICLPVFVIAPDGEPYSALAVDVATHGFRIRSGYPATLGRFLVIDVPAFVRYSGWVAWASTTEFGFDVAHPMPADVVNHLISLARED, encoded by the coding sequence ATGTTCAAACCCGACCGGTCATCTACTGATGCGCGACGGGCAAAGCGAACGCCGATTTGCTTACCGGTCTTCGTAATCGCGCCGGATGGAGAGCCGTATTCAGCCCTGGCGGTCGATGTCGCCACTCACGGTTTTCGCATCAGATCGGGATACCCCGCAACGCTGGGGCGCTTCCTCGTCATCGATGTTCCGGCGTTCGTGAGGTACTCGGGTTGGGTCGCATGGGCGAGCACGACGGAGTTCGGCTTCGACGTGGCGCATCCGATGCCAGCCGACGTGGTCAACCACCTCATCAGCTTGGCGCGCGAGGATTAG